Proteins encoded by one window of Desulfonatronovibrio magnus:
- a CDS encoding integrase core domain-containing protein has product KTLKYRPWYPRKPFESLTDARKWVEDFVNWYNHEHRHSNLAYVTPNDRHTGRAKEILAKRQVVYQRAKMAKPERWSGRTRNWSAPTEVTLNKKRTSNTEKKAA; this is encoded by the coding sequence TCAAGACTCTGAAGTATCGTCCCTGGTATCCAAGGAAGCCTTTTGAAAGCTTGACTGATGCCAGAAAATGGGTTGAGGACTTTGTTAATTGGTATAATCATGAGCACCGTCATAGTAACCTGGCATATGTGACTCCCAATGATCGGCATACTGGCCGGGCCAAGGAAATCCTGGCAAAACGCCAAGTGGTTTATCAAAGAGCAAAAATGGCAAAACCTGAAAGATGGTCAGGTCGTACCAGAAATTGGAGCGCACCGACTGAAGTTACCTTGAATAAAAAAAGAACATCTAACACAGAAAAAAAAGCGGCTTAG